Proteins encoded within one genomic window of Lampris incognitus isolate fLamInc1 chromosome 1, fLamInc1.hap2, whole genome shotgun sequence:
- the LOC130110339 gene encoding C-X-C motif chemokine 11-6-like, translating to MASSITLAVFCLLTCLLVFHVEGQLHSRLKCKCSGKYVDSLHHKLMTSFQVHEKSPLCPRVEIVATLRTNICVNPDSKLGKFLIEVDRKRNEKKTNHRI from the exons ATGGCTAGCTCAATAACATTAGCTGTGTTCTGCCTTCTCACCTGCCTGCTTGTCTTCCACGTAGAAG GGCAACTTCATAGTCGTCTTAAATGTAAGTGTTCAGGCAAATATGTTGACAGCCTACACCATAAACTCATGACGAGTTTTCAAGTTCACGAGAAAAGTCCCCTTTGTCCACGAGTGGAGATTGT TGCAACATTAAGGACTAACATTTGCGTGAATCCAGATTCCAAACTTGGCAAGTTTCTCATTGAGGTCGATAGAAAAAG GAATGAGAAGAAAACAAATCACCGCATCTGA